One region of Serinus canaria isolate serCan28SL12 chromosome 25, serCan2020, whole genome shotgun sequence genomic DNA includes:
- the LOC127060753 gene encoding soluble scavenger receptor cysteine-rich domain-containing protein SSC5D-like, which yields IDSPVLTCPVHPLTCPSPHLSHPLTHLSLTCPLPVPSIPSPVHPLTCPSPVPSIHSPVPHLSVSAAPPLPPSPVPGSPPLPLQVRLAAGPHRCAGRVELLHLGRWGSVCDHTWDLAAARVTCRQVGCGPALGAPGRARYGPGEGPVWLGQVRCTGEELTLDRCERRPWEEHECGREETAAAVCAGADPPQVRLRGGAGPCAGQVQVLLNRTWLQVCGLTWGLPEAQVLCRQLGCGPALSAPVGPHLAGQEPHLAGLTCEGSESQLAECLERGAGPRTCAGGAAEVRCALPAGAAPTCAYLVALLVLLTSLGGALLWLTLRARCVPAHLDAPRAPGAIYLPRRASPGQVEALQLMDDAP from the exons ATTGACTCACCTGTCCTCACCTGTCCCGTCCATCCCCTCACCTGTCCATCCCCTCACCTGTCCCATCCATTGACTCACCTGTCCCTTACCTGTCCCTTACCTGTCCCGTCCATCCCCTCACCTGTCCAtcccctcacctgtccctcacctgtcccatcTATTcactcacctgtccctcacctgtctgtCTCCGcagcccctcccctccccccctcaCCTGTCCCGGGCTCTCCCCCGCTGCCCCTCCAGGTGCGCCTGGCCGCGGGCCCGCACAGGTGCGCGGGGCgggtggagctgctgcacctgggcaggtggggctCGGTCTGCGACCACACCTGGGACCTGGCGGCCGCGCGCGTCACCTGCCGCCAGGTGGGCTGCGGCCCCGCCCTGGGCGCACCTGGGCGGGCGCGCTACGGGCCAGGTGAGGGCCCGGTGTGGCTGGGCCAGGTGCGCTGCACAGGTGAGGAGCTCACCTTGGACAGGTGCGAGCGGCGGCCCTGGGAGGAGCACGAGTGCGGGAGGGAGGAGACGGCGGCGGCCGTGTGCGCAG GTGCGGATCCCCCCCAGGTGCGGCtgcggggcggggccgggccctgCGCGGGGCaggtgcaggtgctgctgaacCGCACCTGGCTGCAGGTGTGCGGCCTCACCTGGGGGCTGCCCGAGGCGCAGGTGCTGTGCCGGCAGCTGGGCTGCGGCCCCGCCCTCAGCGCACCTGTGGGGCCTCACCTGGCCGGGCAGGAGCCTCACCTGGCCGGGCTCACCTGTGAGGGCTCCGAGTCGCAGCTGGCCGAGTGCCTGGAGaggggggcggggccgcgcaCCTGCGCAGGTGGGGCGGCCGAGGTCAGGTGTGCCCTGCCGGCAG gtgctgcccCCACCTGCGCCTACCTGGTGGcgctgctggtgctgctgacgTCACTGGGCGGGGCCCTGCTCTGGCTCACCTTGCGggccaggtgtgtcccag ctcaCCTGGACGCCCCGAGGGCCCCCGGTGCCATTTACCTGCCCAGGAGGGCCTCACCTGGCCAGGTGGAGGCGCTGCAGCTGATGGACGACGCCCCCTGA